The Anaerolineae bacterium genome segment TTGGCATCATTGCCCATATTGACGCCGGTAAAACAACCGTCACCGAGCGTATACTTTTTTATACCCAAAAAATCCATCGCATTGGTGAGGTGCACGACGGCGCGGCCACCATGGATTGGATGGCCCAAGAACAGGAGCGCGGCATTACCATTACGGCGGCGGCCACTACTTGTTATTGGAACAACTATCAGATCAATATTATTGACACGCCGGGGCACATAGATTTTACGGCTGAAGTGCAGCGCTCCTTGCGCGTATTGGATGGCGGGGTAGTGGTTTTTGACGCGGTGGCCGGCGTTGAACCGCAATCCGAAACGGTTTGGCGACAGGCCGACCGGTTTGGCGTACCGCGGATCTGTTTTGTTAACAAAATGGACCGGATTGGGGCAGACTTTCGCCGCACGGTGAAAATGATTGTTGAGCGGCTGAAGGCCAACCCGGTGCCCATTCAAATGCCCATTGGCAGCGAGGATAAGTTTAGGGGCGTGATAGACCTGATAAACATGGAGGCCATTTATTATCTCGACGACCTGGGCACCAAGTCTGAGGCCAGCCCAATTCCTGATAATTTATTGGAAGAGGCCCAGCAGTTGCGCGACGCAATGGTTGAGAAGGTGGCCGAGTCGGATGAAGTTTTGACCGACAAGTATCTGGCAAGCGAAGAAATTACGCGGGACGAACTGATTCGCGCCCTGCGGGTCGCCACCGTTTGTGGCAATATTGTGCCGGTTTTGTGCGGCTCTGCCCTTAAGAATAAAGGCGTCCAGCGGTTGCTTGATGCCGTAGTGAATTATTTGCCCTCACCCAAGGATGTTCCCCCTAAAATTGGCATTCAGCCCTATACCGAAAAAGAAGTGACCGTTTTTGCCGATGAGGCCGATCCCTTTGTGGCGTTGGTCTTCAAAATTGTCACCGATCCCTTTGTGGGCCGGTTGGCCTATCTGCGGGTTTACTCCGGCACCCTCAATGCCGGCGAAATGGTTTTGAATGCCACCAAAGACAAAAAAGAGCGCGTTGGTCGGCTGCTGCAAATGCATGCCAACCACCGTGAAGAATTAAAAACAGTTTATGCGGGGGATATTGCGGCCGTGGTCGGTTTGAAAAATACGTTCACGGGCGAAACATTGTGCAACCGGAGCCATCCGGTGGTGATGGAGTCGATCAAATTTCCTGAACCCGTTATTAGCCTGGCCATAGAACCTAAAACTAAAGCCGACGAAGATAAATTGTCTATGGCTTTGCAAAAGTTGGCCGAAGAAGACCCTACTTTTCAGGTGAGAGTTGACGAAAATACCGGCCAAACCCAAATTTCGGGCATGGGCGAGCTGCACCTGGAAGTGTTGGTGGACCGGATGCGGCGGGAGTTTA includes the following:
- the fusA gene encoding elongation factor G — encoded protein: MARQTPLERTRNIGIIAHIDAGKTTVTERILFYTQKIHRIGEVHDGAATMDWMAQEQERGITITAAATTCYWNNYQINIIDTPGHIDFTAEVQRSLRVLDGGVVVFDAVAGVEPQSETVWRQADRFGVPRICFVNKMDRIGADFRRTVKMIVERLKANPVPIQMPIGSEDKFRGVIDLINMEAIYYLDDLGTKSEASPIPDNLLEEAQQLRDAMVEKVAESDEVLTDKYLASEEITRDELIRALRVATVCGNIVPVLCGSALKNKGVQRLLDAVVNYLPSPKDVPPKIGIQPYTEKEVTVFADEADPFVALVFKIVTDPFVGRLAYLRVYSGTLNAGEMVLNATKDKKERVGRLLQMHANHREELKTVYAGDIAAVVGLKNTFTGETLCNRSHPVVMESIKFPEPVISLAIEPKTKADEDKLSMALQKLAEEDPTFQVRVDENTGQTQISGMGELHLEVLVDRMRREFKVEANVGRPQVAYRETITRPAKAEGRFIRQSGGRGQYGVALLEVEPLEKGQGFAFENKIVGGAIPKEYIPAVEDGVKEAMSTGILAGYPVVDVKVTLVDGSYHEVDSSELAFKIAGSLGFKEAMQKGAPVLLEPIMHVEVVTPDDFTGDVMGDLSSRRGSIEGMEPRTGGVTAIKALMPLSEMFGYATGLRSLTQGRATFTMEFDHYAQVSEVLRERIISGGKF